A section of the Scleropages formosus chromosome 16, fSclFor1.1, whole genome shotgun sequence genome encodes:
- the usp34 gene encoding ubiquitin carboxyl-terminal hydrolase 34 isoform X3, with protein sequence MCENCAELVDVLNEISDADSTDGLQLKKEHALRVFSYISSWTQRQCLCCFKEYKHLEVFNQLVYALINLVINQVQALRDQLCKGRGSAAGAESEWVSARLPPGDDEPVNVERDSAEEDGGSGEGGSQVSETGPNQGVQGKQENPHSREGNNEDGPDLLASWSTEDREKLLLCAAKIFQIQFPLYTAYKHNTHPTIEDISAQESNILGSFCDMNDVEVPLHLLRYVCLFCGKHGLSLMKDCFEYGTPETLPFPIAHAFITIVSNIRIWLHIPAVMQHIIPFRTFVIRYLCKLSDQELRQSAARNMADLMWSTVKEPLDSALCFDKESLDLAFKYFMSPTLTMRLAGLSQITNQLHTFNDVCNNESLVSDTETSIAKELADWLINNSVVEHIFGPNLHIEIIKQCQVILNFLAAEGRLSTQHVDCIWAAAQLKHCSRYIHDLFPSLIKNLDPVPLRHVQNLVSGLHPSAHTEQTLYLASMLTKALWNNALAAKAQLSKQSSFASLLNTNIPMGKKKGSPAASPESSDNSDTHHSGGSDIEMDEQIMNSSKHGQQRLSDTEESMQGSSDETANSGEEGSSGPGSSSGRSEGSSNEAGSSRASQSAGSPGSELHSDDMADSEVLKEEEEEDEEEEEDDDEDEEEDEEDDEDEEEERETATAEGSPRNEHRDIAERKRKAGDSQQQSGMCLGERDGSVDHSSGGTTGPNVKGMPFSPETPAMAAASASSSADNHMRMLDACSSSSHPEGADRDLPAEISSAHMHPGPQDPACLPRSGDFLGDTMGSELFNCRRFIGPQHHHPHHHHHQHHHHHHHHEGPMMEDMLSADDVSCSSSQVSAKSEKNMADFDGEESGCEEELVQINSHAELTSHLQQHLPNLASIYHEHLAQGPSVHKHQYSGHAVTDINLDNVCKKGNTLLWDLVQDENAIHLSEGLISEAEKLLCSLVCWFTDRQIRMRFIEGCLDNLAHHRSVVVSLRLLPKLFGTFQQFGSSYDTHWITMWAEKELHMMKLFFENLMHYIQEVREQRHKFVLYGHSAEVQVRLQFLTCVFSTLGSPDHFRLSLEQVDILWHCLVEDSECYDDALHWFLNQVRSKDQHAMGMETYKHLFLEKMPQLKPETISMTGLNLFQHLCNLARLATSAYDSGPNCELCGMDQLWGIALRAQSADISRAAIQYINSYYINGKTGLEKEQEFISKCMESLMMASANLEKDPHSSLTIIERGLLMLKTHLEAFRRRFAYHLRQWQIEGTGISSHLKALSDKQSLPLRIVCQPAGLPDKMTIEMYPSDQVADLRAEVTHWYENLQKEQMNQQAQLQEFGQSSRQGDFPGGLMGPVRMISSGHELTTDYDEKTLHELGFKDMQMVFVSLGAPRRERKGEGVQLPASCLPPPQKDNIPMLLLLQEPHLTTLFDLLEMLACFKPPSTEQALENAESARCEELHLHAENLSRRVWELLMLLPTCPNMLLAFQNISEEMGGEGLCWKDLLRIKSPHKLLYALEIIEALGKPNRRIRRESTGSYSDLYPDSDDSSEDQIENSKNSWSCKFVASGGLQLLLEIFNSGILEPKEQESWTVWLLDCLACLLKLICQFAVDPADLDLAYHDVFAWSGLADSQRKRAWPGKSRKGTGEHGKGLHIPRLTEVFLSLVQGNNLIQRLINVAYTYENLAPRVLKAQCDHRSRHEVMHYSMWLLVSWAHCCSLVKSSLADSEHLHDWLKKLALLVPETAVRHEACNGLYKLSLSGLEGGESINRSFLLLAASTLLKFLPDAQALKPLCVEDYEEEPLLRTGCKEYFWLLCKLIDNIHVKDASQTTLLDLDALARHLADCIRSREILDQRDGTIEDDGLTGLLRLATSVVKHKPPFKFSREGQEFLRDVHNLLFMLPSLKDRQQPKCKSHAARAAAYDLLVEMVKGSVENYRLLHNWVMSQHMQASHAPYKWDYWPHDDVRAECRFVGLTNLGATCYLASTIQQLYMIPEARQAVFSAKYAEDIKHKTTLLELQKMFTYLMESERKAYNPRPFCKTYTMDKQPLNTGEQKDMTEFFTDLITKIEEMSQDLKNTVKTLFGGVITNNVVSLDCEHVSQTAEEFYTVRCQVADMKNIYESLDEVTIKDTLEGDNMYTCSQCGKKVRAEKRACFKKLPRILSFNTMRYTFNMVTMMKEKVNTHFSFPLRLDMTPYTEDFLMGKSDRKEGFREETESRVTESYEYDLIGVTVHTGTADGGHYYSFIRDIVNPHAYKTNKWYLFNDAEVKPFDSAQLASECFGGEMTTKTYDSVTDKFMDFSFEKTHSAYMLFYKRVEPEEENGKDFKFEVSPDLLEWIWHDNMQFLQDKNIFEHTYFGFMWQLCSSIPSTLPDPKAISLMTAKLSTSFVLETFIHSKEKPTMLQWIELLTKQFNNSQAACEWFLDRMADDNWWPMQILIKCPNQIVRQMFQRLCIHVIQRLRPVHAHLYLQPGMEDGSDDMDGPVEDIGSRSCVTRFVKTLLSIMEHGVKPHSKHLTEYFAFLYEFAKMGEEESQFLLSLQAISIMVHFYMGTKGPENVEVLSEEEGEEEDDEEDILSLAEEKYRPAALEKMVALIALLVEQSRSERHLTLSQNDMAALTGGKGFPFLFQHIRDGINIRQTCNLIFSLCRYNNRLAEHIVSMLFTSIAKLTPEAANPFFKLLTMLMEFAGGPPGMPSFASYILQRIWEVIEYNPSQCLDWLAVQTPRNKLAHSWVLQNMENWVERFLLAHNYPRVRTSAAYLLVSLIPSNSFRQMFRSTRSLHIPTRDLPLSPDTTVVLHQVYNLLLGLLSRAKLYVDAAVHGTTKLVQYFSFMTYCLISKTEKLMFSGYFMDLWNLFQPKLSEPAIATNHNKQALLSFWYNVCVDCPENVRLVVQSPVVTKNIAFNYILADHDDQEVVLFNRGMLPAYYGILRMCCEQSPAFTRQLASHQNIQWAFKNLTPHASQYPGAVEELFNLMQLFVAQRPDMREEELEDIKQFKKTTISCYLRCLDGRSCWTTLISAFRILLENDEDRLLVVFNRGLILMTESFNTLHMMYHEATACHVTGDLVELLSIFLSVLKATRPYLQRKDVKQALIQWQERIDFAHKLLTLLNSYSPPELRNACLDVLKELVLLSPHDFLHTLVPFLQHNHCTYHHSNIPMSFGPYLPCRENIKLMGGKNNIRPPRPELNMCLLPSMVETSKGKDEVYDRMLLDYFLSYHQFIHLLCRVAINCEKFTETLVKLSVLIAYEGLPLHLALFPKLWTELAQSQSPMAKTCVKLLCEDPAFGEYIKCILMDERTFLNNNLAYSFLTCFLHKVQSQVLPGPSCANLINMLVTNLVNEYHSLEPQLASQRMEICKASTVLNSDLRALVLMLSVHTPQHLDPALGPTLQDLLVKCRTCLQHHSTLETEAKDRKTRAEEEGATPVKRRRVSSEEERPMESSSSGGGCPTSSSSSSSISSSCMEMKPEPREALTPASTSDTETRDSSVIDPGTEQDPHTPGSISPKEEKMEASSSSSSLPEEVLPSGQQENPVAGGSKPNDGAAEKDGTEEKEEEQESGSKMFGPAVAGPTEEDPATPSTSVLAGLQEAGEGQGFPLSEVDSGSLAPGCSHTASHGFLNLVQQQDMLDMLCRTVESTISVVSKLPGKGTRNASS encoded by the exons atGTGTGAGAACTGCGCCGAGCTGGTGgatgttttaaatgaaa TTTCGGATGCAGACAGCACTGATGGCTTACAACTGAAGAAGGAGCATGCCCTCAGAGTATTCAGCTACATCAGTTCATGGACCCAGAG GCAATGTCTTTGTTGCTTTAAGGAGTACAAGCACCTGGAGGTGTTCAACCAGCTGGTGTATGCCCTCATCAACCTGGTGATCAACCAGGTGCAGGCTCTGCGGGACCAGCTGTGTAAGGGGAGGGGCAgtgctgctggagcagagtctGAGTGGGTATCAGCACGCTTACCGCCAGGCGATGATGAACCCGTCAATGTGGAGCGGGACTCTGCTGAGGAGGATGGTGGCAGTGGTGAGGGTGGAAGCCAGGTGTCAGAAACTGGTCCAAACCAGGGCGTCCAGGGCAAGCAGGAAAATCCCCACTCCAGGGAAGGTAATAACGAAGATGGCCCTGACCTGCTTGCCTCCTGGAGTACTGAGGACCGAGAGAAACTACTTCTCTGTGCTGCCAAGATATTCCAGATTCAGTTCCCGCTGTACACAGCCTACAAACACAACACCCACCCAACCATAGAG GACATCTCAGCTCAAGAAAGCAATATACTAGGATCGTTCTGTGATATGAAT GATGTAGAAGTACCTTTGCACTTGCTTCGTTATGTTTGCCTCTTCTGCGGAAAACATGGCCTTTCTCTCATGAAGGATTGCTTTGAGTATGGGACACCAGAGACTCTGCCTTTCCCCATAGCACATGCATTCATCACCATTGTCTCCAAT ATCAGAATATGGTTGCACATTCCCGCAGTTATGCAGCACATTATACCTTTCCGGACATTTGTCATAAg GTATTTGTGCAAGCTGTCAGACCAGGAGCTTCGACAGAGCGCAGCAAGGAACATGGCCGACTTGATGTGGAGCACAGTAAAAGAGCCACTTGATAGCGCTCTGTGCTTTGACAAGGAAAGCCTTGACCTGGCCTTCAAGTACTTCATGTCTCCAACACTAACAATGAGGCTGGCCGGCCTCAGTCAGATCACG AATCAGCTTCACACCTTTAATGATGTTTGTAATAATGAGTCCTTGGTATCTGACACTGAAAC GTCAATCGCAAAGGAACTGGCAGACTGGCTGATTAACAACAGTGTGGTGgagcacatctttggaccaAATTTGCACATTGAG ATTATCAAACAGTGCCAAGTTATCTTGAACTTTCTGGCTGCAGAAGGCCGGCTGAGTACCCAGCATGTGGACTGCATCTGGGCAGCAGCACAG CTGAAGCACTGCAGTCGGTACATCCATGATCTGTTTCCTTCTCTCATCAAGAACCTGGACCCAGTACCCCTGCGCCATGTGCAGAACCTGGTCTCAGGCCTACATCCCAGCGCTCACACAGAGCAG ACACTGTACCTGGCTTCCATGCTGACCAAAGCGCTGTGGAATAATGCACTTGCAGCCAAGGCTCAACTGTCCAAGCAGAGCTCCTTTGCCTCCCTGCTCAACACCAACATCCCCATGGGCAAGAAGAAAG GCTCCCCTGCTGCCAGTCCAGAGAGCAGTGACAATAGTGACACCCACCACAGCGGAGGGAGTGATATTGAGATGGATGAACAAATTATGAACAGCAGCAAGCATGGGCAACAGAGGCTGTCTGACACAGAG GAGTCAATGCAGGGTAGCTCTGATGAAACTGCTAACAGTGGGGAAGAGGGCAGTAGCGGccctggaagcagcagtgggCGGAGCGAGGGCTCCAGCAATGAGGCTGGCTCTAGTAGAGCCAGCCAATCAGCTGGCAGTCCAGGCAGTGAACTGCACTCAGATGACATGGCTGACAGTGAGGTcctgaaagaggaggaggaggaagatgaggaagaggaggaggatgatgatgaagatgaggaggaggatgaggaggatgatgaagatgaggaggaggaaagagaaaCGGCAACAGCTGAGGGGAGTCCTCGGAATGAGCATCGTGATATAGCTGAGAGAAAGAGGAAGGCCGGTGATTCTCAGCAGCAGTCAGGGATGTGTCTCGGAGAAAGGGATGGATCTGTAGACCATTCCAGCGGTGGTACAACTGGACCCAATGTCAAAGGAATGCCTTTCAGTCCAGAGACTCCAGCAATGGCggcagcatcagcatcatcctCAGCTGACAACCACATGAGGATGCTGGATGCCTGCTCGTCCTCTAGCCACCCAGAGGGTGCGGACCGAGACCTTCCAGCAGAGATTAGTTCCGCCCATATGCACCCAGGGCCACAGGACCCTGCCTGCCTTCCCCGCTCTGGAGACTTCTTGGGTGATACTATGGGCAGCGAGCTCTTCAACTGTCGGCGCTTCATTGGTCCCCAGCACCACCAtccgcaccaccaccaccatcagcaccaccatcaccaccatcatcatgaGGG GCCCATGATGGAGGACATGCTCAGTGCTGATGATGTCAGCTGTAGCAGCTCCCAGGTCAGCGCAAAGTCAGAAAAGAACATGGCTGATTTTGACGGTGAGGAGTCTGGTTGCGAGGAGGAGCTGGTCCAGATCAACTCCCATGCTGAGCTCACCTCGCACCTCCAACAGCACCTTCCCAACCTTGCCTCCATCTACCATGAGCATCTGGCTCAAG GTCCATCTGTTCACAAGCATCAGTACTCGGGCCATGCTGTCACTGATATCAACCTGGACAATGTGTGTAAGAAGGGCAACACACTGCTGTGGGACCTGGTGCAGGATGAGAATGCG ATCCATTTGTCAGAGGGCCTGATCAGTGAGGCAGAGAAGCTGCTGTGCTCACTGGTGTGTTGGTTCACTGACCGGCAGATCCGTATGCGCTTTATTGAGGGCTGCTTGGACAACCTGGCCCACCATCG GTCTGTGGTGGTTTCCCTGCGTTTGCTTCCCAAGCTTTTTGGAACCTTCCAGCAGTTTGGAAGCAGCTATGACACTCACTGGATCACCat GTGGGCAGAAAAGGAACTTCACATGATGAAGCTTTTTTTCGAGAACCTGATGCACTACATCCAGGAGGTACGGGAGCAGCGACACAAGTTTGTGCT ATATGGACACAGCGCGGAGGTCCAGGTGCGACTACAGTTCCTCACCTGTGTCTTCTCCACTTTGGGCTCACCAGACCATTTCA GGCTGAGTCTGGAGCAGGTGGATATCTTGTGGCACTGCCTGGTTGAGGACTCAGAGTGCTATGATGATGCACTTCACTGGTTCCTCAACCAGGTTCGCAGCAAAGACCAGCATGCCATGGGCATGGAGACCTACAAGCATCTGTTCCTGGAGAAG ATGCCCCAGCTAAAACCAGAGACCATCAGCATGACAGGCCTCAACCTCTTTCAGCACTTGTGTAACCTGGCCCGTCTAGCTACCAGTGCTTATGACAGCGGCCCCAACTGCGAG CTATGTGGCATGGACCAGTTGTGGGGAATTGCCCTGCGGGCCCAGTCTGCAGACATCAGCCGCGCAGCCATCCAGTATATTAACTCCTACTACATCAACG GTAAAACTGGTCTGGAGAAGGAACAGGAGTTCATCAGCAAGTGCATGGAAAGCCTGATGATGGCATCAGCAAACCTGGAGAAGGACCCTCATTCAAGTCTTACAATCATCGAAAGGGGACTTCTCATGCTGAAAACTCACTTGGAGGCTTTCCGACGCAG GTTTGCCTATCACCTGCGCCAGTGGCAGATTGAGGGCACAGGCATCAGTAGTCACCTGAAGGCCCTGAGTGACAAGCAGTCTCTGCCCTTGCGGATTGTGTGCCAGCCAGCTGGCCTACCTGATAAG ATGACAATTGAGATGTACCCCAGCGACCAAGTGGCAGACCTGCGGGCGGAGGTGACTCACTGGTATGAAAACCTGCAGAAGGAGCAAATGAACCAGCAGGCCCAGCTGCAGGAGTTTGGCCAGAGCAGCCGGCAGGGAGACTTCCCAG GAGGCCTGATGGGACCTGTCAGAATGATCTCCTCTGGTCATGAGCTGACCACAGACTATGATGAGAAAACTCTACATGAGTTGggcttcaaagacatgcag ATGGTGTTTGTGTCCCTGGGGGCACCGCGCCGAGAGCGCAAGGGTGAAGGGGTGCAGCTGCCTGCCTCCTGTCTTCCACCACCTCAAAAGGACAATATCcccatgctgctgctgttgcaggaACCCCACCTCACAACGCTTTTCGACTTGCTTGAGATGCTGGCCTGCTTCAAGCCCCCAAGCACTGAGCAAGCCCTGGAGAATGCAGAG AGTGCCCGCTGTGAGGAGCTGCACCTCCATGCGGAGAACCTCTCCCGACGTGTCTGGGAACTACTCATGCTGCTTCCTACCTGCCCGAACATGCTGCTGGCCTTCCAGAACATTTCAGAGGAAATG GGTGGTGAGGGGCTCTGCTGGAAGGACTTATTGAGGATTAAGAGCCCCCACAAGCTTCTGTATGCACTGGAGATCATTGAGGCCTTGGGCAAGCCTAATCGCCGTATCCGCAGAGAATCCACG gGGAGCTACAGTGACCTGTATCCTGACTCTGATGATTCCAGTGAAGACCAGATAGAGAACAGCAAGAACTCTTGGAGCTGCAAG TTTGTTGCATCTGGAGGACTACAGTTGCTTTTGGAGATCTTCAACTCTGGAATTCTGGAACCAAAAGAACAGGAATCTTGGACAGTG TGGTTGCTGGACTGCCTTGCCTGTCTTCTGAAGCTGATCTGCCAGTTTGCTGTGGACCCTGCTGATCTGGACCTGGCTTACCATGATGTCTTTGCCTGGTCTGGCCTGGCTGACAGCCAGCGCAAGAGGGCGTGGCCTGGCAAGTCCCGCAAGGGAACTGGGGAACATGGCAAGGGCCTGCACATTCCACGGCTCACAGAG GTGTTTCTAAGTCTTGTCCAAGGAAATAACCTAATCCAGCGATTAATAAATGTTGCCTACACATATGAGAATCTTGCACCAAG ggTTCTGAAGGCTCAGTGTGACCACCGCTCTCGTCATGAAG tGATGCACTATTCAATGTGGCTACTGGTGAGCTGGGCCCACTGCTGCTCCTTGGTGAAGTCCAGCCTGGCAGACAGCGAACACCTGCATGACTGGCTCAAGAAACTCGCACTGCTTGTACCTGAG acGGCTGTGAGACATGAGGCATGTAATGGTCTCTACAAGCTCTCATTGTCGGGCCTGGAAGGGGGGGAGTCCATCAACAGGTCTTTCCTGCTGCTGGCTGCATCCACGCTGCTCAAGTTCCTCCCTGATGCCCAGGCACTCAAGCCACTTTGT GTGGAGGACTATGAAGAGGAGCCGCTGCTCAGGACGGGCTGTAAAGAGTACTTTTGGTTGCTATGCAAGCTGATCGACAACATCCATGTGAAGGATGCCAGCCAG ACAACGTTGCTAGATCTTGATGCTTTGGCAAGACACCTTGCAGACTGCATTAGGAG TAGGGAGATCCTGGACCAGCGTGACGGCACAATTGAGGATGATGGGCTGACTGGACTCCTCCGTCTGGCTACCAGTGTAGTCAAACACAAACCACCATTCAAATTCTCCCGTGAGGGCCAGGAGTTTCTACGCGATGTGCATAATCTTCTGTTCATGCTGCCCAGCCTGAAGGACCGGCAGCAGCCCAAGTGCAAGTCACACGCTGCACGAGCTGCTGCCTATGACTTGTTGGTGGAGATGGTCAAGGGCTCTGTGGAGAACTATCGGCTGCTTCACAACTGGGTCATGTCCCAGCACATGCAAG CTTCCCATGCCCCATATAAGTGGGACTACTGGCCTCATGATGATGTGCGTGCCGAGTGCCGGTTCGTTGGGCTAACCAACCTGGGTGCTACCTGCTACCTGGCCTCCACCATCCAGCAACTCTACATGATCCCAGAGGCTCGGCAGGCTGTCTTCAGTGCAAAG TATGCAGAGGACATAAAGCACAAGACAACCTTACTTGAGCTGCAGAAAATGTTCACATACCTCATG GAGAGTGAGCGGAAGGCGTATAACCCCCGGCCATTCTGCAAGACATACACAATGGATAAGCAGCCACTCAACACAGGAGAACAGAAGGACATGACCGAGTTCTTCACTGACCTCATCACAAAGATTGAGGAGATGTCTCAGGACCTA aaaaacacagtgaaaacactcTTTGGAGGGGTCATCACGAACAATGTGGTGTCTCTG GACTGTGAGCACGTGAGTCAAACAGCTGAGGAGTTCTACACAGTCAGGTGTCAGGTGGCAGACATGAAGAACATCTAT GAATCTCTAGATGAAGTGACCATTAAGGACACCCTTGAGGGTGACAATATGTACACATGTTCTCAGTGTGGGAAGAAAGTTCGGGCAGAGAAAAG GGCATGCTTTAAAAAGCTGCCACGCATCCTGAGCTTTAACACCATGCGCTACACTTTCAACATGGTGACCATGATGAAGGAAAAGGTCAACACTCACTTCTCCTTCCCACTGCGCCTGGACATGACACCGTACACAGAGGATTTCCTGATGGGCAAGAGTGACAGAAAGGAGG GGTTCCGGGAAGAAACTGAGTCCAGGGTAACTGAGAGCTATGAGTATGACCTCATCGGGGTCACCGTGCACACAGGCACAGCAGATGGAGGCCATTACTACAGCTTCATACGGGATATTGTCAACCCACATGCGTACAAGACTAACAAGTG GTACCTCTTTAACGATGCTGAGGTGAAGCCATTTGACTCCGCACAGCTGGCATCTGAGTGCTTCGGGGGCGAGATGACG ACAAAGACTTATGACTCTGTCACAGACAAATTCATGGACTTCTCCTTTGAAAAG ACCCACAGTGCCTATATGTTGTTCTACAAGAGAGTTGAACCTGAAGAAGAGAATGGGAAGGACTTCAAATTTGAAGTTTCTCCTGATCTGCTGGAG TGGATTTGGCATGACAACATGCAGTTTCTCCAGGACAAGAACATTTTTGAGCATACCTACTTTGG TTTCATGTGGCAATTGTGCAGCAGTATTCCCAGCACCTTGCCTGATCCCAAAGCCATCTCCCTCATGACAGCCAAG CTTAGTACGTCTTTTGTCCTggagacatttattcattcaaaggAAAAG CCTACAATGCTGCAATGGATTGAGCTCCTCACCAAGCAGTTCAACAACAGCCAAGCAGCCTGTGAG TGGTTCCTGGACCGCATGGCAGATGACAACTGGTGGCCCATGCAGATCCTCATCAAGTGCCCCAATCAAATAGTGCGGCAG ATGTTCCAGCGACTGTGTATCCATGTGATCCAGCGGCTGCGGCCTGTGCACGCTCACTTGTACCTGCAGCCCGGCATGGAGGACGG ATCTGATGACATGGATGGCCCTGTGGAGGACATTGGTAGTCGATCGTGCGTGACACGATTTGTCAAGACGTTGCTGTCTATCATGGAGCATGGAGTCAAGCCCCACAGCAAGCACTTGACAGAGTACTTCGCCTTCCTTTATGAGTTTGCCAAGATGGGCGAGGAAGAG AGTCAGTTCCTGCTGTCTTTACAAGCCATTTCCATTATGGTGCATTTTTACATGGGAACCAAGGGGCCTGAGAAT GTAGAGGTGCTGTCTGAGGAGGAAGGcgaggaagaggatgatgaggaggatATCCTCTCCTTGGCAGAGGAGAAGTACCGGCcagctgctttagagaagatGGTTGCCCTGATTGCACTACTGGTGGAGCAGTCTAGATCAGAGAG GCATCTGACCCTCTCTCAGAATGACATGGCAGCATTGACAGGGGGCAAGGGTTTCCCCTTCCTCTTTCAGCACATACGAGATGGTATCAATATTCGCCAGACCTGCAACCTTATCTTCAGCCTCTGCCGCTATAACAACCGGCTGGCAGAACAT ATTGTTTCCATGCTTTTCACGTCAATCGCAAAACTCACTCCTGAG GCTGCAAACCCATTCTTCAAGCTGCTCACCATGCTCATGGAGTTTGCTGGTGGGCCCCCTGGCATGCCTTCCTTTGCCTCTTATATTCTACAGAGGATCTGGGAG GTGATAGAGTACAACCCCTCTCAGTGTCTGGACTGGTTGGCTGTGCAGACACCACGTAACAAGTTGGCCCACAGCTGGGTCTTGCAGAACATGGAGAACTGGGTGGAGCGGTTCCTGCTTGCCCACAACTACCCCCGTGTGCGCACAT CTGCAGCCTACCTCCTGGTTTCCCTCATTCCCAGCAACTCCTTCCGGCAAATGTTCCGCTCAACGCGCTCATTGCACATCCCCACCCGGGACCTGCCTTTGAGCCCTGACACCACTGTGGTGCTGCACCAGGTCTACAACCTGCTGCTGGGTTTGTTGAGCCGGGCCAAGCTCTACGTGGACGCTGCTGTGCATGGCACTACCAAGCTGGTGCAGTACTTCAGCTTCATGACCTACTGTCTCATTTCCAAGACAGAGAAACTCATGTTCTCTGGCTACTTCATGGACCTCTGGAACCTATTTCAG CCCAAATTGTCAGAGCCAGCCATTGCTACAAACCACAACAAGCAGGCTCTGCTGTCTTTCTGGTATAATGTTTGCGTTGACTGCCCAGAGAATGTTCGTCTGGTGGTGCAGAGCCCAGTTGTCACTAAGAACATTGCCTTCAATTACATACTGGCTGATCACGATGACCAGGAGGTGGTGCTTTTTAACCGTGGAATGCTCCCTGCCTACTATGGCATCCTACGCATGTGCTGTGAACAGTCCCCTGCCTTCACACGACAACTAGCCTCTCACCAGAACATCCAGTGGGCGTTTAAGAATCTCACGCCCCATGCCAGCCAGTATCCTGGG GCAGTGGAAGAGCTCTTCAACCTGATGCAGCTGTTTGTGGCCCAGCGACCTGATATGAGGGAGGAGGAGTTGGAGGACATAAAGCAGTTCAAGAAGACCACCATCAGCTGCTACCTGCGTTGCTTGGATGGCCGTTCCTGCTGGACTACCCTCATCAG TGCCTTCAGGATCTTGCTGGAGAATGATGAAGACCGGCTGCTAGTAGTTTTTAACCGGGGACTCATCTTGATGACGGAG TCCTTCAACACCTTGCACATGATGTACCATGAGGCAACTGCCTGCCACGTGACCGGGGACCTGGTCGAGTTGCTAtccatctttctttctgtcctcaAGGCCACGCGGCCTTACTTGCAGCGCAAAG ATGTGAAACAGGCTTTGATACAGTGGCAGGAAAGGATAGACTTTGCCCACAAACTCCTCACACTGCTGAACTCCTACAGCCCTCCAGAGCTGCGCAATGCCTGCTTGG ATGTGTTGAAGGAGCTGGTTCTCCTCAGCCCCCATGATTTCCTGCACACCCTGGTGCCCTTCCTGCAGCACAATCACTGTACCTACCACCACAGCAACATCCCCA TGTCCTTCGGCCCCTACTTGCCTTGTAGGGAGAACATCAAGCTGATGGGTGGGAAGAATAACATTCGTCCCCCCAGGCCTGAGCTCAATATGTGTCTCCTTCCATCGATGGTCGAGACCAGTAAG GGGAAGGATGAAGTCTATGACCGCATGTTGCTGGACTACTTTCTTTCCTATCATCAGTTCATCCACCTGCTGTGTCGAGTGGCCATCAACTGCGAAAAGTTCACTGAAACCCTTGTCAAACTAA GTGTCTTGATCGCTTATGAAGGATTACCTCTGCATCTGGCTCTCTTCCCCAAGCTGTGGACAGAGCTTGCACAGTCTCAG TCACCCATGGCCAAAACTTGCGTGAAGCTGCTATGTGAGGACCCAGCATTTGGAGAGTACATCAAGTGCATCTTGATGGACGAGAGGACCTTTCTCAACAATAACCTGGCTTATTCtttcctcacctgcttcttgcACAAG gtgcagagtcaggtgctgcctGGCCCCAGTTGTGCCAACCTGATCAACATGCTGGTCACAAACCTGGTCAACGAGTATCACAGCCTGGAGCCTCAGTTGGCCAGTCAGCGCATGGAAATCTGCAAGGCGAGCACCGTTCTCAATTCG GACCTGCGAGCCCTTGTGCTGATGCTGTCGGTGCACACACCCCAGCATCTGGACCCTGCTCTGGGCCCCACTCTCCAGGACCTTCTGGTCAAGTGTCGCACCTGTCTACAGCACCACAGCACCCTGGAGACAGAGGCCAAAGATCGCAAAACCAGAG CAGAGGAAGAGGGTGCAACCCCTGTGAAGCGCCGACGGGTGAGCAGTGAAGAGGAGAGGCCCATGGAGAGCAGTAGCAGTGGTGGAGGGTGCCCCACCTCCTCGTCCTCTTCATCCTCCATCTCATCGTCCTGCATGGAGATGAAGCCTGAGCCACGGGAGGCATTGACGCCTGCCAGCACCTCCGATACAGAAACACGGGACTCATCTGTCATCGATCCGGGCACTGAACAGGACCCTCACACCCCGGGGAGCATTTCCCCCAAGGAGGAAAAGATGGAGGCTTCATCATCGTCATCTTCCCTCCCGGAGGAGGTTTTGCCATCTGGGCAGCAGGAGAACCCCGTAGCAGGAGGAAGCAAGCCCAACGATGGTGCAGCTGAGAAGGACGGCacagaggaaaaggaggaggagcaggagtcTGGCTCCAAGATGTTTGGGCCTGCTGTTGCTGGCCCCACAGAGGAGGACCCGGCAACCCCTTCCACCTCAGTGCTGGCAGGGCTCCAGGAGGCTGGGGAGGGCCAGGGTTTTCCCCTGTCAGAGGTGGACAGTGGCAGCCTGGCACCTGGTTGCAGCCACACTGCTTCACATGGCTTCTTGAACttggtgcagcagcaggacatgCTGGACATGCTTTGCAGGACAGTGGAGTCCACCATTAGTGTGGTCAGCAAACTGCCCGGCAAAGGTACCCGCAATGCATCCTCCTGA